One region of Armatimonadia bacterium genomic DNA includes:
- a CDS encoding efflux RND transporter periplasmic adaptor subunit — MRNIFLLVVAVSISSCAGAGAAPVSARAGKFSLEVSSEPYPPKSGSNAFTISVTEGGKPATGVAVKLHVDMLGMPMPADFEAVPGGNPGQYVATVSLGMAGKWKLTVAVKQMAGMAMAGDGEAHFLIETDRSITAETGGPSPWKRGLGLVLGAGLLIGLVLLLRHLRLPHGARGVIIGLLTLAVVAVGTWWVVRKYRDPKVATVIASAMMDMEAMQATAAATPVKTERLRPRAFQAKATYTATVVADVEEEVYPRVTGRLVEMPLYPGDRVGAGQVVARLDTAELASREAQAVAGRESASRSVEATRAEVSSARAGQGRSAKAVEQARTGVQEALSGAQSAEGAVRAMEGELAEAGEMKREAESAVASAQAAVEQAQQMVVQAEGEVDSAQADATYWHTEIAREQTLFGKGAISREELDREASQAATAGAKLKQARAALKAAEMGVTRARRDQEQAQIRVAAASAKVRTAEAKVAQARSDHGSALARVAQARAGVGTALADVEAASAGVRAAASKVGVATAQETQARAALTEASVIRGYTTIRAANAGIVTARLVSPGVLVQPGTAVLRIAKTDFVRLQAPLSDADLRLVRKGAPVLAWASDDPQTPVVGEVTTLFPARDPMARTGIVEARLENPDSRLVPGQTVRLEVSLGDEGSLLSVPTSALSMREGKASVFVAVQDNGRLIARRVTVETGSYANDRTEILSGLKSGADVIVLGYDNLRDGDPVTLADSVIQAPPVGNSSAERSPHSGHGE; from the coding sequence CAGTCACCGAGGGGGGCAAGCCTGCTACGGGCGTTGCTGTCAAACTCCATGTGGACATGCTGGGCATGCCGATGCCCGCCGACTTCGAAGCTGTGCCAGGAGGCAACCCCGGCCAGTACGTCGCCACCGTCAGTCTGGGCATGGCGGGCAAGTGGAAGCTCACTGTTGCGGTGAAGCAGATGGCCGGCATGGCGATGGCGGGCGATGGGGAAGCACACTTCCTCATCGAGACAGACAGGAGCATCACGGCAGAGACCGGCGGCCCCTCGCCGTGGAAGCGAGGCCTTGGCCTCGTTCTGGGGGCTGGGCTCCTGATCGGCCTTGTGCTCCTCCTCCGTCACCTCAGGCTTCCACACGGTGCGAGAGGGGTCATCATCGGGTTACTCACCCTCGCCGTCGTTGCCGTGGGCACCTGGTGGGTCGTGCGCAAGTACCGCGACCCCAAGGTGGCCACGGTCATCGCCTCGGCCATGATGGACATGGAGGCCATGCAGGCGACTGCGGCTGCCACGCCGGTGAAGACCGAGCGGCTGCGCCCTCGGGCCTTCCAGGCCAAGGCGACCTACACGGCCACTGTCGTCGCCGACGTGGAGGAGGAGGTTTACCCGAGAGTGACGGGGCGTCTGGTGGAGATGCCACTGTATCCCGGTGATCGAGTGGGAGCCGGTCAGGTCGTGGCCCGCCTCGACACCGCCGAGCTTGCCTCCAGGGAGGCGCAGGCGGTGGCGGGACGTGAGAGCGCCTCACGTTCCGTCGAGGCTACAAGGGCCGAGGTGTCCTCTGCACGAGCCGGTCAGGGCCGTTCGGCCAAGGCCGTGGAGCAGGCTCGCACCGGTGTTCAGGAGGCTCTCTCGGGCGCACAGAGCGCCGAGGGGGCAGTGCGGGCGATGGAGGGAGAACTGGCCGAGGCAGGGGAGATGAAACGGGAAGCCGAGAGCGCTGTGGCCTCCGCCCAGGCTGCCGTCGAGCAAGCTCAGCAGATGGTAGTGCAGGCCGAGGGCGAGGTGGACAGCGCCCAGGCTGACGCAACCTACTGGCATACCGAGATCGCCAGGGAGCAGACGCTCTTCGGCAAGGGTGCCATCTCCAGAGAGGAGCTGGACCGGGAGGCTTCTCAGGCCGCTACTGCCGGTGCGAAGCTCAAGCAAGCCCGGGCTGCACTGAAGGCCGCCGAGATGGGGGTGACCCGAGCACGGAGGGACCAGGAGCAGGCACAGATCCGGGTGGCAGCGGCGAGCGCAAAGGTGCGAACCGCTGAGGCGAAGGTCGCTCAGGCGAGGTCGGACCACGGCAGCGCCCTCGCCAGGGTCGCCCAGGCCCGAGCGGGGGTTGGCACCGCCCTCGCCGATGTGGAAGCCGCATCTGCCGGAGTGAGGGCGGCAGCCTCAAAGGTGGGGGTCGCCACCGCGCAGGAGACACAGGCACGGGCGGCCCTGACGGAGGCTAGCGTCATCCGTGGCTACACGACCATCCGTGCCGCCAATGCGGGAATCGTGACCGCCCGCCTGGTATCGCCGGGCGTCCTCGTGCAGCCGGGGACGGCAGTCCTGCGCATCGCCAAGACCGACTTCGTACGCCTGCAGGCTCCGCTGTCGGATGCGGATCTGCGTCTCGTCCGCAAGGGGGCTCCCGTCCTGGCCTGGGCGTCGGATGACCCGCAGACGCCGGTCGTGGGAGAGGTCACCACCCTGTTCCCTGCCCGTGATCCCATGGCACGGACGGGCATCGTGGAGGCCCGCCTCGAGAACCCGGACAGCCGTCTGGTGCCGGGGCAGACCGTGCGCCTGGAAGTGAGCCTGGGGGACGAGGGCTCTCTGCTGTCCGTCCCGACGTCCGCCCTCTCCATGCGGGAGGGAAAGGCCTCCGTGTTCGTCGCCGTACAGGACAACGGACGGCTCATCGCGCGGCGGGTCACTGTGGAGACGGGGAGCTACGCCAACGACCGCACGGAGATCCTGTCAGGCCTCAAATCGGGGGCAGACGTGATCGTCCTCGGCTACGACAACCTGCGTGACGGGGACCCCGTCACCCTTGCCGATAGCGTGATCCAGGCACCGCCCGTCGGTAACAGTAGTGCGGAGCGCTCGCCCCACTCCGGGCATGGGGAGTGA